The sequence below is a genomic window from Nostoc flagelliforme CCNUN1.
GAATTAGCTCGGAGAACCTCTGTTTCGCTTCTGCAATTCTCCAGTTCATTCTCCTACCTCTTTTATTCATAATCATGTCTATTATAGACATAATTTATATCTATAATTCAATACAGTTCATTTAGTGATGTTTGACCTCGGAAGCTCCCCCCAACCCCCGATAAATTGGGGGCTTAGTAGAGCATTTTATTAATTCGTAGCGAATTAAACTTGGCAATACCCTCCAATGCCAATGCATCGGCTGAGAAATTCCTCCAAGGTAAATAGTTGAGTAGTTGTAGCGCTCATAGCTCCTAAATCCCTTGAAGATGTGTTTTTAGTCTAGCAATATGTATAGACAGGTGCTTAACTCCCTGAACGCACCCGTCCATACATCAAAGGCAGAATTGCAACTCTTAATTACGAATTATGTAGCTTGCTTCCCGCCTTCTCTACGAGACGCTACGCCAATGGCGAGTATTACGAATTATTTCCGCACCACTACTAAAGTTCCATTCCTAGCCCAGTTGTAAAGATTGCGAGCTTGCTTAACAGGTAAATTTACGCAACCGTGGCTGACTGGAGTTCCAAAACGGTTATGCCAGTAAGCACCGTGGATGGCATAGCCTCTGTAGAAATACATTGTGTAAGGAACATCAGGAATATTGTAGCCCCTGCCTCGCATCCGGTGAGTGCGATACTTAGAATTAATCCGAAATCTACCTATGGGTGTGGGCGTTGATCGCTTGCCTCCAGAAATGCGGTATGAATAAACAAGCCTTTTACCTTCCCATGCACGTAAGCGTTGCTCTGACAAGTCAATTTCAATCCAGCGAGGTTGGGATATTTGCCTGATATTAGATGCAGTGATGTTGTTTTCATCCACTGACGCGGCTGTTGCTGTAGTAAAGTTGGGTGTACCTGCTAAAGGTGATGACCAAGAAAATAGAGTTGCCACCATCAGCGCCACGCCTGTACAAAAAGTTCCTGAAGAACGAATCCTACCACTGCGAATCCAAGATTGCATTATGCCTCACCTTCTAAACTACGCAAAAATTATGAAGTGAAGTAATTTTCTAGAAAACTACAAATTTCCAGATCAACTACTCGCTTCCTGTTGAGGATTTACGCAATTCATCCGCTAATGCTTTTCAAAACAAGTCCTAAGCTAATCTGCATCCAATTTGCACATTTGTCATTTGCCCTTAATTAAATGATGAGTTCTAACTAATGACCGATGACTAATGACTAACCACAAAGGACACCTTTAAAAAAAAATCTGTCATTTAAATGCCTAAATACAAATTTTCCCCAAATTTATATTTGCATTTTTAAGTTCACACAGCGATTGTCAGGATTTACGCTTATTTTATTGGGCAAATCGTTAAATGCCCTCTTCATTTTATTTCAAATCCCGTAATTTCGATTCCGAAGATTCCCAGCATAAAATATTGCTGGGAATCACTCAATTGTCTTGATTTGTTGTTATTAATGATTTTCTCTAAATTGCCTTTTGGTTGCTTCACCTACTATTTCTGGATAACTACTGGTGTTCCTACCGATGCCCACTCAAATAGCCATTTAGCATGTTTAGGTGCGAGATTCACACAGCCGTGGCTGACTGGAGTCCCAAACCTTTTATGCCAGTAAGCTCCGTGAATACCGTAGTTACCTTGGTAAAACATCGCATGAGGAACGTTGGGAACATTGTAGTTTTCTCCCCGCATCCGTGTAGTTTTGAACTTGGATTGAATATTAAAAGTACCAGTAAGAGTGGGAGTAGATTTTTTGCCAGAGGAAATAGCACTTCCATAAACCACTCTATCACCTTCCCAAGCTATTAACCGTTGCTTTGAAAGATCAATTTGAATCCAGCGCTTATTCGATTTTTGTAATGTCTGGATTCTTTGTGCAATTACTTGATTTTTGGAATTCGCCCAAACTTCACTCGTTCCAGTAGTAGTAAAAACAATTACGGACAGTGCTGTACCAGTGAGGAGTATTTGTAAGCGACGCACCCAGTCAGGATTAATTAGTTTTTTCATTTGAGATACACTCACACTTAAATCATGGGGTCTTGAGAAACTTATCAGTTTTCACCTTTATTTCCCTATCTATTACTTTAATAGACGTGAACTTTTAATGATTTGATTCTAAGTTAACTTAACTGTTGTATTAGCTTTCTTGCCCCAGATGCGATCGCTTCCCAATTCCCCTCTGTGACAAGCTTTTTGGGAAATAATTCACTGCTCAAACCTACAGCGATCGCTCCGGCTTGCAAAAATTCTTTGGCATTTTCCAGAGTGACGCCGCCAGTAGGAATTAAGGGAATCTGACCTAGTGGCCCTTGCAAACTTTTGATATAGTCAGCCCCTCCCACTGCTTGCACCGGAAACACTTTTACACAACTAGCACCCTGACTCCAGGCGGTAACAATTTCTGTAGGAGTCATAGCTCCTGGAATGATGGGTACATCTTCTTGTTGTGCTGCTTGAATCATTGCCAAATCAACGTGGGGTGTGAAGAGGAATTGCGCCCCAGATGCGATTGCTTCTTCTAGCTGTTGCACATTGAATAGCGTACCAGTGCCAATAGTACAGGCTGGTAATTCCGCACGTAGTTGAGTGATTAATTCCCCAGCCTGCGAGCTATTCCAGGTAATCTCAATTAACTGCATTCCCCCAGATGCTACAGCCATTGCCATTTGCTGTCCTACTTCGATTTTAGGAGCGCGGATGACTGCGATCGCCCGATGTTTTTGCAATTGTGATAACCAAATTTGATTAGGCATTTTCACTGGGAATTAGGTATGGGGATTAGGGATTATGGATTATGGATTGGGCTAATACAAGCAAATTTTCCCACTCACCAGTCCCCATTCCCCAATACAAGCCTGACATAATAACAGCGATCGGCTCTCTAACTTGCTTCTTGTATCAAGTTATGAGATATTATAAATATCATTAAATCTATCGACTTACCGTATTTTAAATTAAATACCTCAGCTTTTGGGACTAAAGGAGTAATTAAAATGACAATTGCACGACAAAACACAGCAGGATATTTACCAATTACCATTCATGATTCCAAAAGCATGGATATAGGCAGATTGGGGAAGCTTGTCCGACTAGGTGCAGTACAAATAAACGGATTTTGGTGGCGTACTAAGGCATACGGAACGATTTTAGGGGTTATGTTGCTAACCTTGGTGAGTCTGATTTTCCTAAGTATGCATTGGTCTTATCGCAGACTGTTCCCATTTCTCAACCATCCAGTCATTGACAGTAATTGGGATAAGCAATTAAAAATTAAAAACTAGAAATGTTCGCCTCCTATCTCGTAGAGAAGAAATGTAATCGTGACAGTTATGCTAGCGATACCCAAGTGTGGAATCTTGGTAATAAAGTTGCAGCAACTACACCCGTAGTAGACATCGCCTAATTTTGCTTGCTTTACATTACTTTAGAGACAGTCATTAAAAACTCAGCTTAATTCTTCTAGTAGAGGAGAGAGCTACTTAAAAATGCATATACTGCAATTACCAAGCAATAGTTTGATAAGCCCCTAGTTAAAGACCAACTAGGAGCTTTTTTTTAAGTGATTATCTAGCTCAATAGGGCACACATGAAAAAACCTAGTTGCAATTCAACTCTTCCTTATGGTTATTAATGATTAATTCTGATGGTAGATGGAGCAAAAGATTAAGATTGATAATATGTACTTGTGAGTAAAAAACGTTTACCAAATTAATAACAATGAATATTCTTGCTTGGATTGTTTTAGGTCTAATTGCTGGTGCGATCGCTAAGGCTATCTACCCCGGTCATCAAGGTGGCGGTATTCTGGGAACAATCTTACTAGGAATTATCGGTGCTTTTGTTGGCGGTAGCTTAGGCGTATTCTTCAGTACAGGAACGTTGACTTTAGCAGCCCCTACTCTTAGCATCCCTGGTATTGCGTTAGCAGTTCTTGGTGCAATTGTTGCGGTTTTCTTGTGGAACTTAATAACCCGTCGCAGTGCTGTATAAAAGCAAAAATGCAGACAAGGAGTAAGGGGAATTTAGAAAATTCATTTAACTATTGTGAATTAAATCCGAAAAATAGCGCCAGCCTGTCAATAAGGTGGCGCTATTTTTTTGATTATTGATAAATAAAATAATTGTTTATAATAATCTAAAGGCGTGCGATCGCTGTTAAGGAACTTCTTACCATTCTTGCCAATATGAGTTAATGCACATCTTGGACATTGCATAGCGATGTCTGCGACTAGCTACACCTACGCACTAATTTATATTTCTATTCTGGAACGCCTAGCTTTGTGAAAAACCCGAAACGCGGAGATATTCAAGATTACTCCTAGTGTAATCTTGAGTAGCGATGCTGGAAAAATGCCGACAAGCATTCCTCCAATGATGGCTCCAATCACCGAACCAACTCCCATAGGCGCTATGGTATTGCTCAAGGCTGTACGATCTACAAATGCACCACGACTAGCATATTTGATAACCCCTACAAGTACAGTTGGTAAGCTAACTAGAAGACTCGCTGTACCTGCTGTCTTAATATCTGCACCAAAAGCGAAAACAAGTGTTGGGATAATCACTTCACCTCCAGCAACCCCAAGTAGACTGCTTACCAGGCCGATTGCTAGTCCAAATAAGATACCCGCTGAAATACGCCAACTTAAAGCAGGGGGTAGAAGGGCTGGTATTTGTTGAGGTAGAAAACCCTCAACTATCAAGGCAATGCCAATGACTACCAATAGTACTAAAATGATTCTCTCAAGCTGTTCGTTTGAGAGCTTTCCCGCCATCGCTGCCCCAAAAAAAGCAGTGATAACCGCTCCGGCAATCAAAGAGAAAATTACAGGCAGCAATGGAATAACGGGGCTGAAAGAAAGCGTACTGCCCCGGATGACTAAGGATGCAGCAATCGTAATCAAGCTGACAGCCAAGTTCAGAGGCACGGCCTGCCGCACTGAATAGCCCAATGTTCCAGCAAGGACTGGCAGCCGAAACTCTGCACCTCCTAAGCCAATCAGCCCTCCTAACAGCCCAATTGGCACGGCATAAAGAAAGGATAATCGGAAACGGCGTACTTCCAAGCTTGTAGCTGTAGACTCCGGTGCAGACAAGTTATTCTTCTTAATCAATTTTCTTATGGAGTGTCCTTATTCCATTGCCCAAGTTCTTGATGGTGAGTTTTTACCGGATGCGATTGATTTGTAATATTAGGTTTATCCGGTAATTAACTCACCTCGCATAACAGTTACGGCTTGTCCGCTGAGAAAGACGCGATCGCCTCCGTCATAATACACCTTCACCACCCCACCACGGCTGGATGCCTGATAAGCCAATAACTCATTTTTGTGCAAGCGATCGCGCCAGAAGGGAGCGAGACAGCAATGAGTCGCCCCAGTTACAGGGTCTTCATCAATCCCTAAACCTGGTGCAAAGAAGCGAGAGACAAAATCAAATTCAGAATCAGGGTGGGTGAGACTGGTGACAATGATCTCAGAAGTAGGCAATGTTTTCAATATTTGGAAATTTGGCTGTATTTGTCGTACCAAATCTTCAGATTCCAATTCCACTAAATAGCCCAAGGAATTTAAGAAAACAGATTTGTATGGGACACCCAAAGCAGCCTTGAGTTCTCGCGGGGCAACTGTTTCTTGTGAGTGATTCACAGGAAAATCTAACTCAATCCACTCACCTTGCGACTTAGCAATCAGCACTCCGCTTTTGGTGTAGAAACGTGCAACTTCATTCTGTGACAAATGCCCCTCTGACCAAAGTACATGGGCACTAGCTAAAGTTGCATGACCACAAAGCGGTACTTCCAGCTTGGGCGTAAACCAACGCAGATTGAAGCCATCATCCTGTCTAACTAGAAAAGCCGTCTCAGATAAATTCATCTCCTGTGCCACATTCTGCATCCAACCTTCGTCTTGAGGAGTAGGCAGAACACAGACAGCAGCAGGATTACCTGCAAACGCTATATTAGTGAAAGCATCAACCTGAGTAATGATTTGTCCCATAAAATTACTCTCAAAGTAGTATCAGTCCTGTTCGTAAATCAGTGAAACGAGATTCAGGGTAGGCAAAGATCGATTTAACATAATTTTTAGTCATCTATTAAATCGTCTATCTTTAGATAAAGATACGATGTAAAGTTTGAAATTCGTACATATCGGTATCTAATTATTTATTTTGTCAAAAAGATTGGCTTCTAATAAGCAGATCCAGCCCGGCTTTTATGCAGCTTAAATGCTGATTAGCTGATTAGGGAACAAAAACAGGAATCAACAGCAATGGCATCTAATCCAGCAGTTTTTAACCTATCTGACCTCAACGGCGACAACGGCTTTGCGATCATTGGCTTTGACCTGGGCTACTCCTTCGTAAACATCAACACATCCGTTAGCAGTGCCGGGGACATCAACGGCGACGGCTTCGATGATCTGATTATCGGAGCAGTACAGACCAACTTCAACGGTGCCAAGAAGCTCCTTGCTGGGGAGAGCTATGTAGTGTTTGGCAAGAGCAGTGGCTTTGGAGCGAGTTTTGACCTCTTGTCCCTGGATGGCAGCAACGGCTTCAAGATCAACGGTATTGATGAGGGTGATAAATTAGGCATCTCCGTCAGCAGTGGCAAAGACATTAACGGCGACGGCTTCGACGACCTGATTATCGGAGCATTAGATGCCTCTCCCAACGGCAAGTATAATGCTGGGGAGAGCTACGTAGTGTTTGGCAAGAGCAGTAGCTTTGGAGCGAGTTTTGACCTTTTGTCCCTGAATGGCAGCAACGGCTTCGTGATCAACGGTATTGATGCGGGTGACAAATCAGGCTCTTCCCTCAGCAATGCCGGAGATATCAACGGTGATGGCATCGACGACCTGATTATCGGGGCAAGGGGTGCGTCCCCCAACGGCAATTTACGTGCTGGGGAGAGCTATGTGGTTTTTGGCAGCAGTAGTGGCTTTGGAGCTAGCCTTAATCTCTCCGACCTCAACGGCAGCAACGGCTTTGTGATCAACGGCATCAATGAAGGTGACTACTCAGGCGTCTTTGTTAGCAATGCCGGAGACATCAATGGCGACGGCATCGACGACCTAATTATCGGGGCAAATGGTGCGTCCCCCAACGGCAAGTATCGTGCTGGGGGTAGCTATGTGGTTTTTGGCAAAACCAGTGGCTTTGGATCAGTCCTCAACCTCTCGTCTCTAGACGGCAGTAACGGCTTCGTGATCAACGGCATCAATGAATTTGACTTTTCAGGCAACTCCGTTAGCAATGCCGGAGACATCAACGGTGACGGCATCGACGACCTGATTATCGGGGCAAGTGGTGCGTCCCTCAACGGTCAACGACAAGCTGGGAAAAGCTATGTGGTTTTTGGCAGTAACAGTGGTTTTGGAGCTAGCTTTAACCTCTTGTCCCTGGATGGCAGCAACGGCTTTGTGTTCAACGGTATTGATGCATATGACAACTCAGGCTCCTCTATTAGCAGTGCCGGAGACTTCAACGGTGACGGCTTCGACGACCTGATTATCGGGGCAAGTGGTGCATCCCCCAACGGCAAGTATCGTGCTGGAGAGAGCTACGTGGTGTTTGGTAGCAGCAGTGGGTTTGGAGCAGTTATTAATCCCTCCGACCTCAACGGCAGCAACGGCTTTGTGATCAACGGTATTGATGCAGATGACTTCTCAGGCTCCTCTATTAGCAGTGCCGGAGACATAAACGGTGATGGCTTTGATGACCTGAGTATCGGAGCACCTGTTTTATCAAG
It includes:
- a CDS encoding L,D-transpeptidase; this translates as MQSWIRSGRIRSSGTFCTGVALMVATLFSWSSPLAGTPNFTTATAASVDENNITASNIRQISQPRWIEIDLSEQRLRAWEGKRLVYSYRISGGKRSTPTPIGRFRINSKYRTHRMRGRGYNIPDVPYTMYFYRGYAIHGAYWHNRFGTPVSHGCVNLPVKQARNLYNWARNGTLVVVRK
- a CDS encoding L,D-transpeptidase, translating into MKKLINPDWVRRLQILLTGTALSVIVFTTTGTSEVWANSKNQVIAQRIQTLQKSNKRWIQIDLSKQRLIAWEGDRVVYGSAISSGKKSTPTLTGTFNIQSKFKTTRMRGENYNVPNVPHAMFYQGNYGIHGAYWHKRFGTPVSHGCVNLAPKHAKWLFEWASVGTPVVIQK
- a CDS encoding bifunctional 4-hydroxy-2-oxoglutarate aldolase/2-dehydro-3-deoxy-phosphogluconate aldolase, translating into MPNQIWLSQLQKHRAIAVIRAPKIEVGQQMAMAVASGGMQLIEITWNSSQAGELITQLRAELPACTIGTGTLFNVQQLEEAIASGAQFLFTPHVDLAMIQAAQQEDVPIIPGAMTPTEIVTAWSQGASCVKVFPVQAVGGADYIKSLQGPLGQIPLIPTGGVTLENAKEFLQAGAIAVGLSSELFPKKLVTEGNWEAIASGARKLIQQLS
- a CDS encoding GlsB/YeaQ/YmgE family stress response membrane protein; this translates as MNILAWIVLGLIAGAIAKAIYPGHQGGGILGTILLGIIGAFVGGSLGVFFSTGTLTLAAPTLSIPGIALAVLGAIVAVFLWNLITRRSAV
- a CDS encoding sulfite exporter TauE/SafE family protein, whose amino-acid sequence is MIKKNNLSAPESTATSLEVRRFRLSFLYAVPIGLLGGLIGLGGAEFRLPVLAGTLGYSVRQAVPLNLAVSLITIAASLVIRGSTLSFSPVIPLLPVIFSLIAGAVITAFFGAAMAGKLSNEQLERIILVLLVVIGIALIVEGFLPQQIPALLPPALSWRISAGILFGLAIGLVSSLLGVAGGEVIIPTLVFAFGADIKTAGTASLLVSLPTVLVGVIKYASRGAFVDRTALSNTIAPMGVGSVIGAIIGGMLVGIFPASLLKITLGVILNISAFRVFHKARRSRIEI
- a CDS encoding PhzF family phenazine biosynthesis protein, producing MGQIITQVDAFTNIAFAGNPAAVCVLPTPQDEGWMQNVAQEMNLSETAFLVRQDDGFNLRWFTPKLEVPLCGHATLASAHVLWSEGHLSQNEVARFYTKSGVLIAKSQGEWIELDFPVNHSQETVAPRELKAALGVPYKSVFLNSLGYLVELESEDLVRQIQPNFQILKTLPTSEIIVTSLTHPDSEFDFVSRFFAPGLGIDEDPVTGATHCCLAPFWRDRLHKNELLAYQASSRGGVVKVYYDGGDRVFLSGQAVTVMRGELITG